One genomic region from Colletes latitarsis isolate SP2378_abdomen chromosome 10, iyColLati1, whole genome shotgun sequence encodes:
- the LOC143347041 gene encoding dnaJ homolog subfamily C member 1, with protein MRVSLVIFGVLSFFDVYRFTNAWDNDDLEVFDVFEEVNQNFYEVLGVPQAANASEIKKAFRRLSLQLHPDKNAAEDAEQQFRKLVAVYDILKDPGKRQRYDNVLINGLPNWRSAVYYYRHVRKMGLVELSMILFIVITVGQYLVAWAAYFEKRYTYEQVLGSKLQKMQKKNKKGKMDVPDLADILEKIPTPSIWNTLPFQLPRWIIAFTLSIPNLMRVMRDVLEERKRRKKQEEEEALAQEIEQPEPEPVSRTRRRRPGFTPQERSVNNVKEVVKRDCDQTNHVYQKPTASGGGLWTDDDILELIKLVKKYPSGTSERWDKIADAMNRTVTDVTYMAKKVKDERLKPGVATEETVVEERPKKIKTRVENVDNVTEWSQEQQKAFEAALIKYPKGMSIDRWEKIANCVEGKTKDECQTRYRQLVEFVKKKQQTQ; from the exons atgagaGTGTCATTAGTAATATTTGGAGTTTTATCCTTTTTTGACGTGTATAGATTCACGAACGCTTGGGATAATGACGATTTGGAAGTGTTTGACGTTTTTGAAGAAGTCAATCAAAACTTTTACGAAGTGCTTGGTGTCCCACAG GCTGCCAATGCCTCGGAGATTAAAAAAGCTTTTAGGCGATTGTCCCTCCAATTGCACCCAGACAAAAATGCTGCAGAAGATGCAGAGCAACAATTCAGAAAA CTAGTTGCTGTGTATGACATATTGAAAGATCCTGGAAAAAGACAGAGATATGATAATGTACTTATTAACGGATTGCCAAATTGGCGATCAGCTGTATATTATTACCGTCATGTACGGAAAATGGGTCTTGTAGAATTAAGTATGATTTTATTCATAGTTATTACAGTCGGACAATATTTGGTAGCATGGGCTGCATATTTTGAGAAgagatatacatat GAACAAGTGTTGGGTAGTAAGCTTCAGAAAATgcagaaaaagaataaaaagggGAAAATGGATGTCCCGGATTTAGCAGATATTTTGGAAAAGATTCCTACTCCAAGCATTTGGAATACACTTCCGTTTCAATTACCGCGTTGGATAATAGCATTTACATTATCTATCCCAAATCTCATGCGTGTCATGCGCGATGTCTTAGAAGAAAGAAAACGTAGGAAAAAAcaggaagaagaagaagcatT AGCACAAGAAATTGAACAACCAGAACCAGAACCTGTATCTCGTACTAGAAGACGTAGACCTGGTTTCACGCCGCAAGAAAGAAGCGTCAATAATGTCAAAGAAGTTGTAAAGAGAGACTGTGATCAAACGAATCATGTCTATCAGAAGCCCACTGCGTCCGGTGGGGGTTTATGGACTGACGATGATATATTAGAGttaataaaacttgtaaaaaaatATCCGAGCGGTACATCGGAGAGATGGGATAAAATTGCAGATGCTATGAATCGTACAGTCACGGACGTTACATATATGGCAAAGAAG GTAAAAGATGAAAGGTTAAAGCCGGGTGTTGCTACGGAAGAAACTGTAGTAGAGGAACGtccgaaaaaaataaaaacacgtGTTgaaaatgttgataatgttactGAATGGAGTCAGGAACAACAAAAAGCGTTTGAAGCCGCGCTTATAAAATATCCCAAGGGCATGTCTATAGACAGATGGGAAAAAATTGCAAACTGCGTTGAAGGGAAAACAAAG GATGAATGCCAAACAAGATATAGACAATTGGTGGAATTTGTAAAGAAAAAGCAACAAACTCAGTAG
- the Pea gene encoding ATP-dependent RNA helicase pea, translating into MDEVAKLEHLSLVSKICTELENHLGLNDKDLAEFIIHLAEKNNTLDKFKKVLIENGAEFSESFMANLLRIIQHMKPSKAMQEPLKPATKRDELAQKFPALALPNEEPKVENESLKDDDIVNNAMASLEELAPSNKKSGNDSKKDSQASDSNDKKSKHSRRSRSREKRRHRSRSSNRKDRRHRSRSHSRSRDRSRSRDRRRHRSRDHKRSRSRDRTTKSRDRRDKYSNRHASDRSRSRSVEELSMDPEVGKIYSGKVANIVPFGCFIQLEGLKRRWEGLVHISQLRREGRVASASDVVSRGQKVLVKVLNIGGQKVSLSMKDVDQETGRDLNPVVTVTKTEEDEKHLRNPDRPTSLLELQGNWDEDETCSRKRVQRLSSPEKWEIKQMLAASCIDRSELPEFDMETGILPREDDEEEDVEIELVEEEPPFLHGHGRALGDLSPVRIVKNPDGSLAQAAMMQSALAKERREQKMLQREQEMDSVPTGLNKNWIDPLPEAESRTLAANMRGIGLQTQDLPEWKKHVIGGKKSSFGKKTNLTLLEQRQSLPIYKLRDDLVKAVTDNQILIVIGETGSGKTTQITQYLAEAGFTARGKIGCTQPRRVAAMSVAKRVAEEFGCRLGQEVGYTIRFEDCTGPETNIKYMTDGMLLRECLMDLDLKTYSVIMLDEAHERTIHTDVLFGLLKQAVGRRPDLKLIVTSATLDAVKFSQYFFEAPIFTIPGRTFEVEVMYTKEPETDYLDAALITVMQIHLREPPGDILLFLTGQEEIDTACEILYERMKSLGPDVPELIILPVYSALPSEMQTRIFEPAPPGSRKVVIATNIAETSLTIDGIYYVVDPGFVKQKVYNSKTGMDSLIVTPISQAAAKQRAGRAGRTGPGKCYRLYTERAYRDEMLPTPVPEIQRTNLATTVLQLKTMGINDLLHFDFMDAPPVESLIMALESLHSLSALDNEGLLTRLGRRMAEFPLEPNLSKMLIMSVHLQCSDEILTIVSMLSVQNVFYRPKDKQALADQKKAKFNQPEGDHLTLLAVYNSWRNNKFSNAWCYENFVQIRTLKRAQDVRKQLLGIMDRHKLDVVSAGKNTVRIQKAVCSGFFRNAAKKDPQEGYRTLVDSQVVYIHPSSALFNRQPEWVIYHELVQTTKEYMREVTTIDPKWLVEFAPAFFKFSDPTKLSKFKKNQRLEPLYNKYEEPNAWRISRVRRRRN; encoded by the exons atggACGAGGTTGCAAAACTCGAACACTTGTCATTAGTGTCAAAAATATGCACGGAATTGGAAAATCATTTAGGATTAAACGATAAAGATTTAG CTgaatttattattcatttagcAGAAAAGAATAATACCTTAGATAAGTTCAAGAAAGTTCTGATTGAAAATGGTGCAGAGTTTTCT GAATCATTCATGGCTAATCTATTAAGAATAATACAACACATGAAACCATCCAAAGCAATGCAAGAACCGTTAAAACCTGCAACTAAACGAGATGAGTTAGCACAAAAATTTCCTGCTTTAGCATTACCAAACGAAGAGCCAAAAGTGGAAAATGAATCTCTTAAAGATGATGATATAGTCAATAATGCTATGGCAAGTTTAGAAGAATTAGCACCGTCGAATAAAAAGTCTGGTAACGATAGCAAAAAGGATAGCCAAGCATCTGACAGTAATGACAAAAAAAGCAAGCATTCTAGAAGGAGCAGATCTAGAGAGAAGAGAAGGCATAGATCACGGTCGTCTAATCGTAAAGATAGAAGACATAGATCTAGGTCTCATTCAAGATCGCGTGATCGTTCGAGATCTAGAGACAGACGACGTCACAGATCGAGAGATCATAAACGATCAAGGTCGCGAGATAGAACAACAAAATCTCGTGATCGTAGGGATAAATATTCTAATAGACATGCATCAGATCGATCTAGATCACGATCTGTGGAAGAGCTTTCTATGGATCCAGAAGTGGGTAAAATTTATTCGGGCAAAGTCGCTAATATTGTGCCCTTTGGTTGTTTCATACAATTGGAAGGCTTAAAACGTAGGTGGGAAGGACTCGTTCATATATCGCAATTAAGAAGAGAGGGACGAGTTGCTAGTGCGAGCGACGTGGTATCCCGAGGTCAGAAAGTCCTTGTGAAAGTTCTTAATATCGGCGGGCAaaag GTTTCGTTGAGCATGAAAGACGTTGATCAGGAGACAGGTAGAGATTTAAATCCAGTCGTGACCGTTACTAAAACCGAAGAAGACGAAAAACATTTACGCAATCCAGACAGACCTACTTCGCTTCTAGAACTTCAAGGCAACTGGGATGAAGATGAAACGTGTTCTAGGAAACGTGTACAAAGATTATCATCCCCCGAGAAGTGGGAAATAAAGCAGATGCTTGCTGCGTCGTGTATTGATAG AAGTGAATTGCCAGAATTCGATATGGAAACTGGAATTCTTCCGCGCGAAGATGACGAGGAAGAGGATGTCGAAATTGAATTAGTGGAAGAAGAGCCGCCGTTTTTGCACGGACACGGAAGAGCTCTTGGAGATTTAAGTCCTGTTCGTATAGTAAAAAATCCCGATGGTTCTTTGGCACAGGCTGCTATGATGCAAAGTGCGCTTGCGAAAGAAAGAAGAGAACAGAAAATGTTACAAAGGGAACAAGAAATGGATTCTGTTCCTACAGGTCTTAATAAAAATTGGATCGATCCATTACCGGAAG CCGAAAGTAGGACTCTAGCAGCAAATATGCGTGGAATAGGCCTCCAAACTCAAGACTTGCCTGAATGGAAGAAGCATGTAATAGGCGGAAAGAAGTCATCCTTcggaaagaaaacaaatttaacttTACTCGAACAGCGTCAGAGCTTACCGATATACAAACTTAGAGACGATTTAGTGAAAGCTGTGACTGACAATcaaattttaattgtaattgGCGAAACAGGATCGGGAAAGACCACGCAAATTACACAGTATTTAGCTGAAGCAGGATTTACTGCACGCGGGAAGATCGGTTGCACTCAGCCTAGGAGAGTTGCCGCCATGTCTGTTGCCAAAAGGGTGGCAGAAGAATTTGGTTGTCGTTTGGGGCAAGAAGTGGGTTACACCATTCGTTTCGAAGATTGTACTGGTCCAGAGACTAATATAAA gTACATGACTGATGGTATGTTACTTCGAGAATGTCTGATGGATCTCGATTTGAAAACGTATTCTGTAATAATGTTGGATGAGGCCCACGAACGTACGATTCATACTGATGTTCTGTTTGGATTATTGAAACAAGCAGTAGGAAGACGACCAGATTTGAAACTAATAGTAACAAGTGCAACCCTCGATGCCGTGAAATTTTCTCAATACTTCTTCGAAGCACCTATTTTCACTATTCCTGGCAGAACATTTGAAGTAGAAGTGATGTACACGAAAGAGCCAGAAACAGATTATCTGGATGCAGCGCTTATAACAGTAATGCAAATACACTTGCGTGAACCACCAGGTGACATACTTCTTTTCTTAACTGGTCAGGAGGAAATCGACACAGCTTGTGAAATTTTATATGAACGTATGAAATCTCTGGGTCCCGATGTACCGGAACTTATAATTTTGCCAGTTTATTCGGCGCTACCTTCAGAAATGCAAACCAGAATATTTGAACCAGCTCCGCCAGGCTCGAGAAAAGTGGTGATAGCCACAAACATAGCAGAAACAAGCTTGACTATCGACGGCATTTATTATGTGGTTGATCCAGGCTTTGTGAAACAAAAGGTATACAATTCTAAAACAGGAATGGACAGTCTTATCGTAACGCCAATAAGTCAAGCAGCTGCCAAACAAAGAGCGGGAAGAGCTGGTAGAACTGGCCCGGGAAAATGTTACAGACTTTACACCGAAAGAGCTTACAG aGATGAAATGTTGCCCACACCAGTCCCGGAAATTCAACGCACCAACTTAGCAACTACAGTATTACAACTTAAAACAATGGGCATCAATGACTTGTTACATTTCGATTTTATGGATGCCCCACCTGTGGAATCGTTAATTATGGCTTTGGAATCCTTGCACAGCTTAAGCGCATTAGATAATGAAGGTCTTTTAACAAGGTTAGGTAGAAGAATGGCAGAGTTTCCCCTAGAACCTAATTTGTCGAAGATGCTCATTATGAGCGTGCATCTTCAATGTTCCGACGAAATATTGACGATCGTCAGTATGTTGTCTGTTCAGAACGTTTTTTATAG ACCAAAGGATAAACAGGCCTTGGCTGATCAAAAGAAAGCAAAATTCAATCAGCCTGAAGGTGATCATTTAACTTTATTAGCAGTTTACAATTCTTGGAGGAACAATAAGTTTAGTAACGCGTGGTGTTACGAGAATTTTGTACAAATTAGAACCTTAAAACGCGCTCAAGACGTTCGCAAGCAACTATTAGGTATCATGGATAG GCATAAATTGGATGTAGTATCTGCTGGCAAGAATACAGTAAGGATTCAGAAAGCTGTGTGTTCAGGTTTTTTTAGAAATGCTGCAAAGAAGGATCCGCAAGAAGGATACAGAACTTTGGTAGATAGTCAAGTTGTTTATATTCATCCAAGCAGCGCCTTATTTAACAGACAACCTGAATGG GTTATTTATCACGAATTAGTGCAAACTACAAAAGAATATATGAGAGAGGTAACAACTATTGATCCGAAATGGTTAGTAGAGTTTGCCCCAGCATTCTTTAAATTTAGTGATCCAACTAAACTCAGTAAATTCAAAAAGAATCAACGACTTGAACCATTGTATAATAAATACGAGGAACCAAATGCTTGGCGAATATCCAGAGTTCGCAGAAGACGTAATTAA